In Persicimonas caeni, a single window of DNA contains:
- a CDS encoding PAS domain-containing hybrid sensor histidine kinase/response regulator, producing the protein MTTEDHRHGPDDEPRWSSIQPALTPCDDTERRYETLVNSLNAIFWEFDPCSMDTLYVSPQVDRILGYEPRQVLETPNFWVDHIHPDDRDWVLQRCLESAENGQEHAFEYRLLNAEGRVVWLRKNAVIDVTAAGDKIIRSVMLDITEAREAQAASRAKSMFLANMSHEIRTPMNAIIGMSELLGDTSLDTLQREYLEMLDESAHSLLRLLNDILDFSRIEAGELELEERSFDVDETLGTPLQMLASRAADKGLELSYEVDGAVPTRLVGDPGRLRQVLINLVTNAIKFTDEGEIGVHVGVDWRVDEQVCLHVSVRDTGSGIDPEVTEFIFGAFNQLDDSLTRRCEGTGLGLAISRQLVSLMGGDIWVDSSPGVGSTFHFTADVGVAASSHLIGQPVGRESLTGVRVLIADDHPATRTILARTVEQWGMRPTLAATGAEVLEALRHARRLGDHYCVALIDGVMPDLSHQEFLELLDREELGQGCAFVTTSTAHDYARSVDGEHGEAHLTKPIKPTELFQVAVDALGLGDAQRVPRQERKLEEVTPLHVLLAEDSPVNQKLAVTLLEKRGHSVVTARTGKEVLERLDEASGEFDLILMDIQMPEMDGVTATRKLREREKSAGTGVHIPVIALTAHAMKGDRSRFLAAGMDDYLAKPIKSADLYETLAKFGS; encoded by the coding sequence ATGACCACCGAAGACCACAGACATGGACCGGATGACGAGCCGCGGTGGTCGTCCATCCAACCGGCGCTGACGCCATGCGACGATACCGAGCGTCGCTACGAGACGCTGGTGAACTCGCTGAACGCGATTTTCTGGGAGTTCGATCCCTGCTCGATGGACACGCTGTACGTCAGCCCGCAGGTGGACCGGATTCTGGGCTACGAGCCGCGGCAAGTGCTCGAAACGCCCAACTTTTGGGTCGACCACATCCACCCCGACGATCGCGACTGGGTTCTACAGCGGTGTCTCGAGAGCGCAGAAAACGGACAGGAGCATGCATTCGAGTACCGGCTTCTGAACGCCGAAGGCCGAGTCGTCTGGCTGCGCAAAAACGCGGTCATCGACGTGACCGCCGCCGGCGACAAGATCATTCGCAGTGTGATGCTCGATATCACCGAAGCCAGAGAGGCCCAGGCGGCCAGTCGCGCCAAGAGTATGTTCTTGGCGAACATGAGCCATGAGATTCGCACGCCGATGAACGCGATCATCGGAATGTCGGAGCTTCTGGGAGACACCTCCCTCGATACGTTACAGCGCGAGTATCTCGAGATGCTCGACGAGTCGGCGCATTCGCTGTTGCGGTTGCTCAACGATATCCTCGACTTCTCGCGCATCGAAGCGGGTGAGCTCGAACTGGAAGAGCGCTCGTTCGACGTCGATGAGACGTTGGGCACGCCGCTGCAGATGTTGGCCAGCCGGGCGGCCGACAAAGGCTTGGAGCTGTCGTACGAGGTCGACGGTGCAGTTCCCACGCGTCTGGTGGGGGATCCCGGCCGCCTACGGCAGGTGCTGATCAACCTGGTGACCAACGCCATCAAATTCACCGACGAGGGCGAAATTGGCGTCCATGTCGGCGTCGACTGGCGTGTGGACGAGCAGGTGTGCCTGCATGTCTCGGTCCGTGACACCGGCAGCGGCATTGACCCGGAGGTGACCGAGTTCATCTTCGGTGCGTTCAACCAGCTCGACGATTCGCTGACTCGCCGCTGTGAAGGGACGGGGCTAGGCCTGGCGATCAGCCGTCAGCTGGTAAGCTTGATGGGCGGTGATATCTGGGTGGACAGTTCGCCCGGGGTTGGGAGTACGTTTCACTTTACAGCCGATGTGGGCGTCGCCGCGTCGAGCCATCTTATCGGTCAGCCCGTCGGCCGAGAGAGTCTCACCGGAGTACGCGTGCTGATCGCGGATGACCATCCGGCAACCCGCACGATTTTGGCACGCACGGTCGAGCAGTGGGGCATGCGCCCGACGCTTGCTGCCACGGGAGCCGAAGTGCTCGAGGCGCTGCGTCATGCGCGGCGGTTGGGCGATCACTACTGCGTGGCGTTGATCGACGGTGTGATGCCGGACTTGAGCCACCAAGAGTTTCTCGAGTTGCTCGATCGTGAGGAGCTCGGGCAGGGCTGTGCCTTCGTGACCACGAGTACTGCCCACGACTATGCTCGCAGCGTGGATGGTGAGCACGGCGAGGCTCACCTGACCAAGCCGATCAAGCCCACCGAACTCTTCCAAGTGGCCGTGGATGCGCTCGGGCTCGGTGACGCCCAGCGGGTCCCCCGGCAGGAGAGGAAGCTCGAAGAGGTCACGCCGCTTCACGTGCTGTTGGCCGAAGACAGCCCCGTGAATCAGAAACTGGCGGTGACGTTGCTCGAAAAGCGCGGGCACTCCGTGGTAACGGCCCGCACCGGAAAAGAGGTGCTGGAGCGACTCGACGAGGCCAGCGGGGAGTTCGACCTCATTTTGATGGATATCCAAATGCCGGAGATGGACGGTGTCACCGCCACTCGAAAGCTGCGCGAGCGTGAGAAGTCCGCCGGTACGGGGGTTCATATTCCGGTCATCGCGCTGACGGCTCACGCCATGAAGGGCGATCGCAGCCGATTTCTGGCGGCGGGCATGGACGACTACCTGGCCAAACCGATCAAGAGCGCCGATCTGTACGAAACTTTGGCGAAATTTGGCAGCTAG
- a CDS encoding tetratricopeptide repeat protein, whose protein sequence is MNKAINHSIELPEHPRDVTRQVKTLRKEKKYREATRLLEAAFARWSNNAIIANNLIMAYRRQPDRAWGVYRQMLQEGAKPDAYTFSNLIKSFGDAGQPDRAWKAYQEMLEQGVAANVITYSILVKAFGDASDPERAWEIFEKMKSEGVEPNIVTYNSLIKAFGDAGQPDRAWKACETMLDQGIAPNIITYNSLIKAFGDAGQPRKAYALFEGMREAGAIPNDFTFNILIKALGDAGQPERAFETYELMVSDGIAPNDFTFNILIKAFGDANRPERALEMYEEMVDKNIAPDVITYSTLIKVFGDAGEPERAWKIYREMLSRGESPNVVTYSALIKAFGDVGDAERAWEVFETMLASGVTPNVITFNVLIKAFGDADDAERALEVFETMSDGGIEPNVITYSSLIKAFGDAGRAADAFALYERMQDENIRPNVVTYSSLIRACGNAGQPEAAWDVYQQMLGQGVEPNVITYSSLIDALGSAGQTERAWQVYETMGASGVTPNVIMYSALIKVFGDAGQPERAWKVFETMDASEVTADVVTYSSLIKAFGDTQQPERAWDVYGQMIDSGVEADVITYSILIKAFGDNSDPDRAWEVYQQMLDAGVAPNVITYSTLIKSFGDADQPDRAWDVYGQMLEADVEPDLITYSTLIKAFGDAGQPDRAWNVYQTVLEKGVRADEISYNILIKAFGDADQPDRAWDVYQTLGDIGLELNVVTYSILIKVFGDAGQPERAWQVYEAMIGDGISPNVITFSTLIKAFGDAGQPERAREMFDVMDRLEIEPNAIAFNSLIKAFGDIGQPERAYAVYREMLEDALQADVITFSTLIKAFGDAGQPERALRIYEEMPEAGVRPNDFTFNILMKAFGDAEQPEAAWDIYQRMLDSDVAPDEITFTNLITSFYRGGLYEEGIERLGPIRMPANVLPLKAELYRKAGRRREAIRLCERCLADDRTNREAQEYAWIVRLYCLLHEDPARFEHVQKDPPFGEDSPHWIRLQCARVFGGIVDPDSIERQDVCRELGDALGDARNPHSMNDIRSAIRLLESEMDLPE, encoded by the coding sequence ATGAATAAAGCAATCAATCACAGCATCGAGCTTCCCGAGCATCCGCGCGATGTCACTCGCCAGGTGAAGACGCTTCGCAAGGAGAAGAAGTACCGCGAAGCCACGCGCCTGCTCGAGGCGGCGTTTGCCAGATGGTCGAATAACGCCATCATCGCCAACAATCTGATCATGGCGTATCGGCGCCAGCCCGATCGTGCGTGGGGCGTCTATCGGCAGATGCTGCAAGAAGGCGCCAAGCCCGACGCCTACACCTTCTCGAACTTGATCAAGTCGTTTGGTGATGCGGGGCAACCCGACCGTGCGTGGAAGGCGTATCAGGAGATGCTCGAGCAGGGCGTCGCTGCCAACGTGATCACCTACAGCATCTTGGTGAAGGCATTTGGTGATGCCAGTGACCCGGAGCGCGCCTGGGAGATCTTCGAGAAGATGAAGTCCGAGGGTGTCGAGCCCAACATCGTCACCTACAATAGCCTCATCAAAGCCTTTGGCGACGCCGGCCAGCCCGACCGTGCCTGGAAGGCCTGCGAGACGATGCTCGACCAGGGCATTGCGCCCAACATCATCACCTACAACAGCCTCATCAAAGCCTTTGGCGACGCCGGCCAGCCCCGCAAGGCCTATGCGCTGTTCGAGGGCATGCGCGAGGCGGGGGCGATCCCCAACGACTTTACCTTCAACATCCTCATCAAAGCTCTGGGCGATGCCGGCCAACCCGAGCGCGCGTTCGAGACCTACGAGTTGATGGTCTCCGACGGTATCGCACCCAACGACTTTACCTTCAACATCCTCATCAAGGCCTTTGGTGACGCCAACCGTCCCGAACGCGCCTTGGAGATGTACGAGGAGATGGTCGACAAGAACATCGCGCCCGATGTGATCACCTACTCGACGTTGATCAAAGTGTTCGGCGACGCCGGAGAGCCCGAGCGCGCCTGGAAGATCTACCGCGAGATGCTCTCGCGCGGCGAGTCGCCCAACGTGGTCACCTACAGCGCGCTGATCAAAGCCTTTGGCGACGTCGGCGACGCCGAGCGGGCCTGGGAGGTCTTCGAGACGATGCTCGCCTCGGGCGTCACCCCCAACGTCATCACCTTCAACGTGCTCATCAAGGCCTTCGGCGACGCCGACGATGCCGAACGTGCGCTGGAGGTCTTCGAGACGATGAGCGACGGCGGAATTGAGCCCAACGTCATCACCTACTCGAGCCTCATCAAGGCGTTTGGCGATGCCGGACGTGCCGCCGATGCGTTTGCGCTGTACGAGCGCATGCAAGACGAGAATATCCGGCCGAACGTGGTCACCTACTCGAGCCTGATTCGCGCCTGTGGCAACGCCGGGCAACCCGAAGCGGCGTGGGATGTGTACCAACAGATGCTCGGTCAGGGGGTCGAGCCCAACGTCATCACCTACTCGAGCTTGATCGACGCGCTGGGCAGTGCGGGACAAACGGAGCGCGCCTGGCAGGTCTATGAGACGATGGGCGCCAGTGGAGTCACGCCGAACGTGATCATGTACAGCGCGCTCATCAAAGTCTTTGGAGATGCCGGCCAACCCGAGCGCGCCTGGAAGGTCTTCGAGACCATGGACGCCTCGGAGGTCACCGCAGACGTGGTCACCTATTCGAGCCTGATCAAAGCCTTTGGGGATACCCAGCAGCCCGAGCGCGCTTGGGACGTCTACGGGCAGATGATCGACAGCGGCGTGGAGGCCGACGTCATCACCTACAGCATCCTCATCAAGGCGTTTGGCGACAATAGCGACCCCGACCGCGCCTGGGAGGTCTACCAGCAGATGCTCGACGCGGGTGTCGCCCCCAACGTCATCACCTATTCGACATTGATTAAGAGCTTTGGAGACGCCGACCAGCCCGACCGTGCCTGGGACGTCTACGGGCAGATGCTCGAAGCCGACGTCGAGCCGGATTTGATCACCTATTCGACGCTGATCAAGGCCTTCGGCGACGCCGGACAACCCGACCGCGCCTGGAACGTCTACCAGACCGTGCTCGAGAAGGGAGTGCGCGCCGACGAGATCTCGTACAACATCCTGATCAAGGCCTTCGGCGACGCCGACCAGCCCGACCGTGCCTGGGACGTCTACCAGACGCTGGGCGATATCGGCCTCGAATTGAACGTGGTCACCTACAGCATCCTCATCAAAGTCTTTGGGGATGCCGGCCAGCCCGAGCGTGCATGGCAGGTCTACGAGGCGATGATCGGTGACGGCATCTCGCCCAACGTCATCACCTTCTCGACGCTGATCAAAGCATTTGGTGACGCGGGGCAACCCGAGCGCGCCCGCGAGATGTTCGACGTGATGGATCGTCTCGAGATCGAGCCCAACGCGATTGCGTTCAACAGCCTCATCAAGGCGTTTGGCGACATCGGCCAGCCCGAGCGCGCCTACGCCGTCTACCGTGAGATGCTCGAAGATGCGCTCCAGGCAGACGTCATCACATTCTCGACGCTCATCAAAGCGTTCGGCGACGCAGGCCAACCCGAACGCGCGCTGCGCATCTACGAGGAGATGCCCGAGGCGGGCGTGCGCCCCAACGACTTCACGTTCAATATCCTGATGAAGGCCTTTGGAGACGCCGAACAACCCGAAGCGGCCTGGGATATCTATCAGCGCATGCTCGACAGCGACGTGGCGCCCGACGAGATCACGTTCACGAACTTGATCACCTCTTTTTACCGCGGCGGGCTTTATGAAGAGGGCATCGAGCGCCTGGGTCCCATCCGGATGCCGGCGAACGTGCTGCCGCTCAAGGCCGAGCTGTATCGCAAGGCCGGACGGCGCCGCGAGGCGATCCGGCTTTGCGAGCGCTGCCTGGCCGACGACCGCACCAACCGAGAGGCGCAAGAGTATGCGTGGATCGTTCGCCTCTACTGCTTGCTCCACGAAGATCCGGCACGCTTCGAGCACGTCCAAAAGGATCCGCCCTTCGGCGAAGACAGCCCTCACTGGATTCGTCTGCAGTGTGCACGCGTGTTCGGCGGGATTGTCGACCCCGACTCCATCGAGCGCCAGGATGTCTGCCGCGAACTCGGCGACGCGCTGGGTGATGCCAGAAACCCGCACTCGATGAACGACATTCGCTCGGCGATTCGCCTGCTCGAGAGCGAGATGGATTTGCCCGAGTAA
- the hemW gene encoding radical SAM family heme chaperone HemW yields the protein MAAEVEKQGRSEGRPLVRRRSDSAVGIYVHVPFCARQCPYCDFAVDVRRTIPHREYADALLEEFESRKSALDGRSVRTIYFGGGTPSMWEPSEFRRVLQRLRASVGDDLVEICMEANPVDIRRDPLDAWVDAGVTRLSIGCQSFQPRVLKILNRIHTRDQALAAVELAIEHGPEVVSLDLIFGNPEQTMQEWERDLDVVEGLQGLKHVSAYNLTIEPGTAFSRRVDRGRLSVPDEDRCFDMLERLIERCEAMGFERYEVSNFARPGFRSRHNTLYWTGAEYLGLGVGAHSLCIDSEVGVYRRANPRQTAKYLADPEAADGVEHLSEMEHFIERLFLGIRTREGLDFDEVRHQFVEVIDEDLLRKARAELEGFCVQGFMEARGAVFVPTHKGLNLGDSLAERLAVLGDGV from the coding sequence TTGGCTGCAGAGGTTGAGAAACAGGGGAGGAGCGAGGGTCGGCCGCTTGTTCGGCGCCGTAGCGATTCGGCGGTAGGCATTTATGTGCACGTGCCGTTTTGCGCTCGCCAATGCCCCTACTGCGATTTCGCAGTCGACGTTCGACGCACCATTCCCCATCGCGAGTACGCCGACGCACTGCTCGAGGAATTCGAGAGCCGCAAGTCAGCGCTCGATGGCAGAAGCGTACGCACGATCTACTTCGGCGGCGGAACGCCTTCGATGTGGGAACCCTCCGAATTTCGTCGGGTCTTGCAGCGGCTGCGGGCGAGCGTGGGCGACGACCTCGTCGAGATTTGTATGGAGGCGAACCCAGTCGATATTCGGCGCGATCCGCTGGACGCGTGGGTCGATGCCGGCGTGACGCGCCTCAGTATCGGCTGCCAGAGTTTTCAGCCTCGAGTGCTCAAAATCCTCAACCGTATCCACACCCGTGACCAAGCACTTGCCGCCGTCGAACTCGCTATCGAGCACGGGCCCGAGGTTGTTTCCCTCGACCTCATCTTCGGCAATCCCGAGCAGACCATGCAGGAGTGGGAGCGTGATCTCGACGTCGTCGAGGGGTTGCAGGGCCTGAAGCACGTAAGCGCTTACAACTTGACGATCGAGCCGGGCACCGCGTTCAGCCGGCGCGTCGACCGAGGCCGACTCAGTGTCCCCGATGAAGATCGTTGCTTCGACATGCTCGAGCGTCTCATTGAGCGATGTGAGGCGATGGGCTTCGAGCGCTATGAAGTGTCGAATTTTGCCAGGCCCGGCTTTCGCAGTCGCCACAACACGCTGTACTGGACGGGGGCCGAGTACCTCGGATTGGGCGTCGGCGCCCATAGCCTGTGCATCGACTCGGAGGTGGGCGTTTATCGGCGCGCTAATCCTCGCCAGACAGCCAAGTACTTGGCCGATCCGGAGGCGGCTGACGGGGTGGAGCACCTTTCCGAGATGGAGCACTTCATCGAGCGGCTCTTTCTGGGGATCCGCACCCGCGAAGGGCTAGACTTCGATGAAGTGCGTCATCAGTTCGTTGAAGTGATTGACGAGGACTTGCTCCGGAAAGCTCGAGCAGAACTTGAAGGTTTCTGTGTGCAGGGCTTTATGGAGGCACGGGGCGCTGTCTTTGTTCCCACGCACAAGGGCCTCAATCTGGGGGACTCACTCGCAGAGCGACTCGCCGTGCTCGGCGATGGTGTGTGA